One window of the Salmo trutta chromosome 35, fSalTru1.1, whole genome shotgun sequence genome contains the following:
- the LOC115174798 gene encoding clusterin, translating to MMKVFGSIVGLALLLVSAQCLLPPSKDDLSQISLLGMKYLDKQIENAISGVKEMKTVMERSGEDHEKFLSALEKTTQQKEDALKAAQEMETKLSEEQEVCNGTMQSLWEECKPCLKNTCIKYYSRTCSSGAGLVGRQLEEVLNRTSPFSIWINGENMDVLEREDQEQSWKFQNLEERYSNVADGVDSIFIDSMRVFDHMRSLNPPMFPSPYRMPSIWGQGERANERAERAKAGEVHSRVVRSPLKDPDFHGFHNMFAPMMDMAWNIFGSMGPFMDADANFDINPSEEGSVNEDVVVTKPSGMTCREIRRNSAGCIKLRGECEKCVAIKDIDCSGKKPLTGPLKEELEQALAMAEKFTQEYNKQLRRFEEQMSNTSSLLDLFSKQFGWVSALANNTDTKDGIFKIETVMSKDTEDPEKPGDTTVSVQLFNTPAMTFSVPGDITWNDPKFSEVVAQEALDRYKQTTVVVK from the exons ATGATGAAAGTCTTTGGGTCAATAGTGGGCCTCGCCCTGCTCCTTGTCTCTGCTCAGTGTCTGTTGCCTCCATCCAAGGACGATCTAAGCC AGATTTCCCTCCTTGGAATGAAGTACCTGGACAAGCAGATAGAAAATGCTATCAGTGGGGTGAAGGAGATGAAGACAGTGATGGAGAGGTCTGGAGAGGACCATGAGAAGTTCCTGAGTGCCCTGGAGAAAACTACACAGCAAAAAGAG GATGCTCTGAAGGCAGCTCAGGAGATGGAGACAAAGCTGAGTGAGGAGCAGGAAGTGTGTAATGGCACCATGCAGTCTCTGTGGGAGGAGTGCAAGCCCTGCCTGAAGAACACCTGTATCAAGTACTACTCCAGGACCTGCAGCAGTGGCGCTGGACTAGTCGGCCGACAG CTGGAAGAGGTTCTGAACAGGACCTCTCCATTCTCCATCTGGATCAACGGGGAGAACATGGATGTTCTGGAGCGAGAAGACCAGGAGCAGAGCTGGAAGTTCCAGAACCTGGAGGAGCGCTACTCCAACGTGGCCGATGGGGTGGACAGCATCTTCATTGACAGCATGAGGGTGTTTGACCACATGCGCTCCCTCAACCCTCCCATGTTCCCCAGCCCGTACCGCATGCCCAGCATCTGGGGTCAGGGTGAGAGGGCcaatgagagagcagagagggcaaAGGCGGGCGAGGTGCATTCCCGTGTGGTCAGGTCCCCTCTGAAGGACCCAGACTTCCATGGGTTCCACAACATGTTCGCTCCCATGATGGACATGGCCTGGAATATCTTTGGCTCCATGGGGCCTTTCATGGACGCAGATGCTAACTTTGACATCAACCCCTCAGAGG AGGGGAGTGTCAATGAGGATGTTGTTGTGACAAAGCCTTCCGGTATGACCTGCAGAGAGATACGTCGCAATTCTGCTGGCTGCATTAAACTGCGAGGAGAGTGTGAAAAATGTGTAGCGATCAAGGATATTG ACTGCTCTGGAAAGAAGCCTCTGACTGGTCCtctgaaggaggagctggagcagGCCCTGGCCATGGCTGAGAAGTTCACCCAGGAGTACAACAAGCAACTGAGGAGGTTTGAGGAGCAGATGTCTAACACATCCAGCCTGCTGGACCTGTTCAGCAAGCAGTTTGGCTGGGTGTCTGCCCTGGCCAACAATACCGACACCAAGGATGGAATCTTCAAGATCGAAACA GTCATGTCCAAGGACACGGAGGACCCTGAGAAACCAGGGGACACCACTGTGTCTGTGCAGCTGTTTAACACCCCCGCCATGACCTTCAGTGTGCCTGGAGACATTACCTGGAACGACCCGAAGTTCTCAGAGGTGGTGGCACAGGAGGCCCTTGACCGCTACAAACAGACAACAGT AGTGGTGAAATAG